Proteins from one Sarcophilus harrisii chromosome 2, mSarHar1.11, whole genome shotgun sequence genomic window:
- the LOC116421242 gene encoding sialoadhesin-like — MLLLIWLLLLGSAFQQGLGSWKVNNPENLQGVSGSCVVIPCTFNFPNDVNPNQGVIAIWYRDYADAERKTVVSHSGDPAQVGSRYQGRAVFLGKPEQKTCNLLIRELSPKDNGDYNFRFEIIGGDRWSAKRSTTIKVTDEPSSPTIASPTHLQEDTQVTFSCSTPYVCPEDKSPLSWHGQDPVRSNTSELRVLEPTGVSYRQSLSVALSWRDHGRLLSCQFSGAGKQSQGEIRLQVKCK; from the exons ATGTTGCTTTTGATCTGGCTGCTTCTCCTTGGGTCTGCCTTCCAACAAG GCCTGGGTTCCTGGAAGGTGAATAACCCTGAGAATCTTCAAGGTGTCAGTGGCTCCTGTGTGGTCATCCCCTGCACTTTTAACTTTCCTAATGATGTGAACCCAAATCAAGGCGTTATTGCCATCTGGTACCGAGACTATGCAGATGCTGAGAGAAAGACGGTGGTAAGCCATTCCGGAGACCCAGCACAGGTGGGGTCAAGGTACCAAGGCCGGGCTGTGTTTCTGGGGAAACCTGAGCAGAAGACCTGCAATCTACTGATACGGGAACTCAGTCCCAAGGACAATGGGGACTATAACTTCCGATTTGAGATCATCGGGGGAGACAGATGGTCTGCCAAGAGGAGCACCACGATCAAAGTTACTG ATGAACCCAGCAGCCCCACCATTGCCTCCCCTACTCATCTTCAGGAAGACACCCAAGTTACCTTCAGTTGTTCTACCCCCTATGTGTGTCCTGAAGACAAGAGCCCCCTTTCCTGGCATGGTCAGGATCCTGTGCGCTCCAACACTAGTGAGCTCCGAGTACTGGAACCCACTGGGGTCAGCTACCGACAAAGCCTCAGCGTTGCCTTATCCTGGCGCGACCATGGCCGGCTGCTCAGTTGCCAGTTCTCTGGGGCAGGGAAGCAGAGCCAGGGGGAGATCCGCCTCCAGGTGAAGTGTAAGTGA